Proteins from a genomic interval of Longimicrobiaceae bacterium:
- a CDS encoding YbaY family lipoprotein, whose product MLLTVAPDDPHLHLVNEMSAPHHPDSNRAGAHHHATGRRPAGILRIVAVISVVAAAGGCALNRVRDEPGVVSGTVKVSPKMRLNPGDYVHVTLYAPAGEIAEDVVRAPRKLPVSFVLRYDPAQIDPARLYYVRAAVLDSARHLRALAIEHYPVITLGGTNEARVVAVPNAAATASGVPALFRCAGGASFRVELGWTRAYLTLGEKSLELPVAGRSHRRFADATHTLTLRGDSARLERAGQPALECAGEPMLGWSMFDRGEVDLYARSTEPGAYSADHWLMTVREGARIEFRTNGWRTRVLTSAPHRKVDRRTGRITYRAHSPAHRLIVVAEPGACADGGDTFPMRVTVLLDRRELHGCGGPSAYPQAAATPR is encoded by the coding sequence GTGCTCCTGACGGTTGCGCCTGACGATCCGCATCTCCACCTGGTGAACGAGATGTCAGCTCCGCATCATCCCGATTCCAACCGCGCCGGGGCGCATCATCATGCGACTGGACGCCGGCCCGCGGGCATCCTGCGGATCGTCGCCGTCATTTCGGTCGTGGCGGCTGCGGGCGGCTGCGCGCTGAACCGCGTGCGCGACGAGCCGGGCGTGGTGAGCGGGACCGTGAAGGTGTCGCCGAAGATGCGGCTGAACCCCGGCGACTACGTGCACGTCACGCTGTACGCTCCCGCGGGCGAGATAGCGGAGGACGTGGTGCGCGCGCCTCGAAAGCTGCCCGTGAGTTTCGTGCTGCGGTACGATCCCGCGCAGATCGACCCCGCGCGCCTCTATTACGTCCGCGCGGCGGTGCTCGATAGCGCACGGCACCTCCGGGCGCTGGCGATCGAGCATTACCCGGTGATCACGCTGGGCGGAACGAACGAGGCGCGCGTCGTCGCGGTGCCAAACGCGGCGGCCACCGCGTCCGGCGTGCCCGCGCTGTTCCGGTGCGCGGGCGGAGCGAGCTTCCGCGTGGAGCTGGGCTGGACCCGCGCATACCTGACCCTCGGAGAGAAGAGCCTGGAGCTGCCCGTCGCCGGCCGGTCCCACCGCCGTTTCGCCGATGCCACGCACACGCTCACGCTCCGAGGCGACTCCGCGCGGCTGGAGCGCGCCGGCCAGCCCGCCCTGGAGTGCGCCGGCGAGCCGATGCTGGGCTGGAGCATGTTCGACCGTGGGGAAGTGGATCTTTACGCGCGGAGCACGGAACCTGGCGCGTACTCCGCCGACCACTGGCTGATGACGGTTCGCGAGGGCGCACGCATCGAGTTCCGCACCAACGGCTGGCGGACACGCGTTCTCACCTCCGCGCCGCACCGCAAGGTGGACCGCCGCACCGGGCGCATCACCTACCGCGCCCATTCCCCAGCGCACCGCCTGATCGTCGTCGCCGAGCCGGGAGCGTGCGCGGACGGAGGCGACACGTTCCCCATGCGTGTGACCGTGCTGCTGGACCGGCGCGAGCTCCACGGCTGCGGCGGGCCTTCCGCCTACCCCCAAGCAGCGGCCACGCCACGCTGA
- a CDS encoding alpha/beta hydrolase-fold protein: MSGKTADWKDYPEHDDGAEHTVVGTMKRMEALESPQLENTRDVLVYLPPSYGSGERRYPVIYMHDGQNLFDRATSFGEEWEVDQTLEKASADGLEAIVVGIPNLGDERLNEYSPFVDAKLGGGRGDLYLQFIVETIKPIIDRDFRTMPERGCTGIAGSSMGGLISLYAFFEHPDVFGFTGVMSPALWFADRAVFGVVEAAPYVPGRIYLDVGTNEGTEELADVRRLRDLLTEKGYRGGRDFLYVVEMGGAHNEAAWARRMRKQLQFLLHGPAKRKRPAKAPEPAGA; encoded by the coding sequence ATGAGCGGGAAGACGGCGGACTGGAAGGACTATCCCGAGCACGACGACGGGGCGGAGCACACCGTGGTGGGCACCATGAAGCGCATGGAGGCGCTGGAGAGCCCGCAGCTGGAGAACACGCGCGACGTGCTCGTCTACCTGCCGCCGTCGTACGGCAGCGGAGAGCGGCGCTACCCCGTGATCTACATGCACGACGGGCAGAACCTCTTCGACCGCGCCACCAGCTTCGGCGAGGAGTGGGAGGTGGACCAGACGCTGGAGAAGGCCAGCGCCGACGGGCTGGAGGCCATCGTGGTCGGCATCCCCAATCTGGGCGACGAGCGGCTGAACGAATACTCGCCCTTCGTGGACGCGAAGCTCGGCGGCGGGCGCGGCGACCTGTACCTGCAGTTCATCGTGGAGACCATCAAGCCCATCATCGACCGCGACTTCCGCACGATGCCGGAGCGCGGGTGCACGGGCATCGCCGGCTCGTCGATGGGCGGGCTGATCAGCCTCTACGCCTTCTTCGAGCATCCGGACGTCTTCGGCTTCACGGGCGTGATGAGCCCCGCGCTCTGGTTCGCGGACCGCGCTGTCTTCGGCGTGGTGGAAGCCGCGCCGTACGTGCCGGGCCGCATCTACCTGGACGTGGGCACCAACGAGGGCACCGAGGAGCTGGCCGACGTGCGCCGCCTGCGCGACCTGCTCACCGAGAAGGGCTACCGCGGCGGGCGCGACTTCCTGTACGTGGTGGAGATGGGCGGCGCGCACAACGAAGCCGCGTGGGCGCGCCGCATGCGCAAGCAGCTCCAGTTCCTCCTCCACGGCCCCGCCAAGCGCAAGCGCCCCGCCAAGGCGCCGGAGCCCGCCGGGGCCTGA
- a CDS encoding DUF3667 domain-containing protein codes for MDIPFSDPLAARPTAVGPSPAVVVAAGEACASCGATLGGRFCEACGEERLGAHHYSLRRFLADAVKGVTDLDGNAARTFAALLTRPGLLTVEYLAGRRRAYLPPLRVFLLCNVLFFLLVGYLHVSMLTTPLDVHLHYLPYSGLARRMVARAVAAKGMPFASYEALFNGTLANEAKTLVIVLVPLFALLMQLVYVRSRRFFVEHLVFSLHFFAIFLLLIPTMMLVIALGVLAGRAAGADLRWLVTDKPATLLFATLEALYLFPALLRVYGEGRGATAGKCLLLVLGTLGAVQAYRFILFFTTYYTI; via the coding sequence ATGGACATCCCCTTCTCCGACCCGCTTGCAGCTCGACCGACGGCGGTAGGTCCTTCGCCGGCGGTCGTGGTCGCGGCAGGCGAAGCCTGCGCGAGCTGCGGGGCGACGCTGGGCGGGCGCTTCTGCGAGGCGTGCGGCGAGGAGCGGCTGGGCGCGCACCACTACTCGCTGCGGCGGTTCCTGGCGGACGCGGTGAAGGGCGTGACGGACCTGGACGGCAACGCGGCGCGTACGTTCGCGGCGCTGCTCACCCGGCCGGGGCTGCTGACGGTGGAGTACCTGGCGGGCCGCCGGCGGGCATACCTGCCGCCGCTGCGCGTGTTCCTGCTGTGCAACGTGCTCTTCTTTCTGCTGGTGGGCTACCTGCACGTGAGCATGCTAACCACGCCGCTGGACGTACACCTGCACTACCTGCCGTACAGCGGGCTGGCACGGCGGATGGTGGCGCGCGCCGTCGCGGCGAAGGGGATGCCCTTCGCGAGCTACGAGGCGCTGTTCAACGGCACGCTGGCGAACGAGGCGAAGACGCTGGTGATCGTCCTCGTCCCGCTGTTCGCGCTTCTGATGCAGCTCGTGTACGTCCGCTCGCGGCGGTTCTTCGTGGAGCACCTGGTGTTCTCGCTGCACTTCTTCGCGATCTTCCTGCTGCTCATCCCCACGATGATGCTGGTGATCGCCCTGGGCGTGCTGGCGGGCCGGGCGGCGGGAGCGGACCTGCGGTGGCTGGTGACGGACAAGCCCGCGACGCTGCTCTTCGCCACCCTCGAGGCGCTGTACCTGTTCCCCGCCCTGCTCCGCGTGTACGGCGAGGGCCGCGGGGCGACGGCCGGCAAGTGCCTGCTGCTGGTGCTGGGCACGCTCGGCGCGGTGCAGGCGTACCGCTTCATCCTGTTCTTCACGACGTACTACACGATCTGA
- a CDS encoding HAD-IA family hydrolase, which produces MPPSSARLPHAVLFDLDGTLVDTFRLYVECYRRALAPYLSRVPDEAEIVARRPASERRFLADWIGERYAEDCHAAMLRHYAALHASLGEGEYDGVREMLAALRSAGIPLGIVTGKSRAAWEVTEAALGLGPFAAVVTDDDVAAPKPDPQGILLALGEMGVDPSRAVYVGDGLGDLRAGRDAGTRVAAALWPKTGEGEADAFAEEIRPLAPDWTFARPADVTRAFAPWC; this is translated from the coding sequence TTGCCGCCCTCGTCCGCCCGCCTGCCACACGCCGTCCTGTTCGACCTGGACGGCACGCTCGTCGACACGTTCCGCCTGTACGTGGAGTGTTACCGCCGCGCGCTGGCGCCGTACCTGTCCCGCGTGCCGGACGAGGCGGAGATCGTCGCCCGCCGGCCCGCGTCGGAGCGGCGCTTCCTGGCGGACTGGATCGGCGAGCGGTACGCGGAGGACTGCCACGCCGCCATGCTCCGCCACTACGCCGCCCTCCACGCCTCTCTCGGCGAGGGCGAGTACGACGGCGTCCGGGAGATGCTCGCCGCGCTGCGGTCCGCCGGCATCCCTCTCGGCATCGTCACCGGCAAGAGCCGCGCGGCGTGGGAGGTGACCGAGGCGGCGCTCGGCCTCGGCCCGTTCGCGGCGGTGGTGACGGACGACGACGTGGCGGCGCCCAAGCCGGACCCGCAGGGCATCCTCCTCGCGCTCGGGGAGATGGGCGTCGATCCCTCGCGCGCCGTGTACGTGGGCGACGGCTTGGGCGACCTGCGCGCCGGGCGCGACGCGGGCACGCGTGTGGCCGCCGCCCTCTGGCCGAAGACGGGCGAGGGCGAAGCGGACGCGTTCGCGGAAGAGATCCGCCCGCTGGCGCCGGACTGGACCTTCGCGCGGCCGGCAGACGTCACCCGCGCCTTCGCGCCGTGGTGCTGA